A region of the Anolis carolinensis isolate JA03-04 chromosome 1, rAnoCar3.1.pri, whole genome shotgun sequence genome:
TTCTCTATAAAACAAAACCTCTGGCTTATACATTCGTCACAACGGATCTTCTGGACAGGGGCATTTATAGGACAAGCTGTACATTATGTGCTAACTCTGTTACTGAAAACCACATTAATATGTGTAAAATAGCTGATGCTCTATTATGCTCATGGGTGGACAGGAGTATGtctgagacacacacagagacaggCAGACTGTGTGATCTCCCTGTGCATATATTTGGCAAATAGTCATTGGGGTGGTAAATCCAATCCAGGCTTTAGTCTCATCTTTAAATgatctctccaaggtgctgaaagggATAGGACTCAACATTATGCCTGGTGGTTctcaaacttcagtcctccaagtatattggacttcagctcccagaagccctggccaaACTTACCAATAGCTAGGAATTTTGGAATGTAATGCAACACATTAAAACCATCTAGCACTGCACaaataggagaaaaaaaaatctgagttgAACTTGTGCCACGGATTCATTCCAGAATTTGCTGTCTAAAATATTGAGAGCCTATATATTTTGTTCAGCTTCTTCTGGCACTCTTAGAATTGTGAAGCATTGTTTCTTATGGAATGGATATCTAGGAAAGTTCACTTCAGTCCTTTTCATTAAACAAAGTCACAATGAACAGTAGTGATTATGTGCTCTATTACCTCTCTGCCTAATCATGAGAAGTTGGCTACAGGCAGCTGGCAATTCAAACTCAGTAAAGGTTACATGTGCCTCTTTCAACACAGATGATAAACAAGGACGTTCTACTCAAAGGCAGACGTCTCTGCATTAATatatcttatttcttatttagGTTTAGGAATGCAGACTTAATGCTTTAATGTTGTCTGGGACTCAACACCCCATCATGCCTGGATTCACTTCCCACTTACAGCCCCAGTCTTTTCACATAACTAGCCTCTCCCAAACTGATGCCTTCCTCAACTGTGAGCAGGATGAACACAGCCCTGTCTGCACTTCTCTTGTGAAATAACTGAGTTAAATCAATCATAAAGTAAGTTAAAACGTGTCCATGAAAAAGGGGTAAAGTAATTAAATGTATACTCTTAAAAGTCACTCCCTTAATTTCGGGTCTCAACTCAATGTTTTTTCTGGAATTAAGGTATTAATTAAATAAGCTATAAAGCTGAAGGGTGAACAATTTTACTGGTCCAGTTATTTTGCTGAGTGCCTACTTTGCTTGAATGCTGTTGTTCTTGCAAAATGACTCCCCTCTCCCCTTTAAAATTCCCACCAGGGTTGATGAATTACAAGATTCAGGTCAGAAGTAATAAGTTTAGCTGGGCACCCTCTTCTTGGCATCCATAGAGTCCTCATTGCATAGCAGTTCCTCAACTCTAGgagactgggggcccttccaacaatcacataacccagaatatcaaggcagataatccacaatatctgctttgatctgaagtatctgagtccacactgcaatataatctagttcaatgtggattccacagctgtgtggaagggacctgagatAACTTTTGATGGGACTTCATATAGAATCAGTAAATTAAATTAAGTGGGTGAAGATGAAATTGCAAAAGATAGAGTAACTGGAAAAGAAGTGCTTCTCATGGGGCAGATGAGAAATGAAGTTTTCataggattaataataataaaaatacaatataaatatatttaaaacaagaaCGCATAAAACAAGCatgtaaaacaagcatataaaccattaaaacataatgAACAATAAGCACTGTTAGAGTATTCAATGGGGTCAGGTGGTGAAATATATGTGTGCAGTCATTTCAATTTCTGGACCTGGGCCAATAGGTACAGTAGATAGGATGAATGGCGACATTGGAGAGGAATAGCGTCCAGTTTGCCTGTTCAATCGAACGCACACTGAAATAACCAAGTTTTCAATCCTTTTTGCCAGCgttggggctgatctaatttccctcagaagggaattccagagccagggaaccgccgaaaagaaggccctttccctcgtcccTACCAACCGTGTTTGAGACGGTGGCGGgggcgagaggagggcctcgccGGCAGATCTCAAGGTTCTTGGAGGTTCATCGTAAGagatgtgatcacaaagataatttatttatttatttatttacatcacttttaccccgcctttctctccaaggagactcaaagcggcttacagtaaataggcaaaaattcaatgcctaaaaacaatgtaaaaacaacaattcatatacaacaatctacaaaacaaaagttcatataaaacaggtaccattacaaaataaaatcacattatgtaaaattttaagaatgtccaagattaaaatccattcatccagaaagaTAAGCtggacccgaaccatttagggctttataggtgatgaccagcatcttgaattgggcccggaaggtTATCGACAGCCAGGGGAGCTGCTTCAATAGGAgggttgtctgctccctataATGTGCTcctgttagcaatctggctgccgcctgttgaaccaattgaagtttctgggctgtcttcaagggcagcttcacgtagagtgcgttgcagtaatccaacctagaGGAGACTAAGGCGTGAACCACCGTGGCCAAGccaggcttctcaaggtatggtcgcagttggcgtacaagttttaattgtgcaaatgccctcccagccaccaccgacacctgagcctcaagggTCAGCGACGAGTCCaagaggacacccaaactgcggacctgcgcctttagggggagtgtaaccccctcAAGCACAGGTTGCTAACCAATACCCCGATCAACCACCTGAtggaccaggaggacctctgtcttgtctggatgaagcttcagcctgttagccctcatccagtcctgcaccgcagccaggcaccggtccaggacatggggggggggcttccttggaatcaggtggaaaagagtagtagaattgagtgtcatctgtgtagagatggcacccaactccaaaactccagatgacctcacccagcagtttcatgtagatattaaatagcataggagaaagaatagaaccttgcgggacctcacaggtcaaaggccaggggtctgagcaggtatctcccagcttcaccaactgagagcggccctccaggaaggggcagaaccactgcagcacaacATTCCCAATACCCATTCCAGAAAGCCGCctcaggataccatggtcaatggtattgaaagccgctgagatgtccaagagaaccaacagggacacactccccctgtccagctctctgcagaggtcattcaccaaggcgaccaaagccaccTCCGTGCCATGGCCAGGTCTGAAGCCAGGCTGtgctggatctagataatcagtctccaacaggaacccctggagctgtgaggccaccacctgctccagaaccttgcccagaaaagggagGTTGGGAAACGGCCGGTAACTGCTCAATGCCATAGGGTCCAGGACGCCTTTTATCTCCTTCATCCTGGTAAAGCTCTTGGTGCAGCAACCTAATATAGTTGTAAGCACCATCATAAGAGTACTGTAATTCTGTCAATTGCTAATTGAGGCATCACCAACATAAATATTGCTGATTTCAGTTTTTTGGTTCACCAGCaatgaacacatttttaaaagcgcCCATGAGTTTTTTATCATTTGGAAAGCAAGTGCTTGAACCCATGTCACCCAGACTCCAAGTTTCAACTTTAGACTTATCCATATTTTCAGTATAGCATAAATTAAGTGTTATTATAGCAACTGTGTACCCTTCTTTCCATCATACCCTTTGGGTTATCAACATTTAAACCTGCTTCTCTGTCTCTTAACTGTGTTATTTTAACTACATGCCAAGCAAAGCTCCACCTGGGTGGAAGACACACTAAGTACTTAGGTACATGTAGTAAGAAGAGAGGCTTAAAGTTTTACCGTTTTGGACAATTGTCAGAATCCCACTGGCCTTGCTGACTGGcattttctgggagatgtaggcaaAAAAGTAACTATTCTGTTACAGAGGCCAGACCTGCAAGCAGCAGCAATGTGTGGTCAAGAAGTCGAagacttttatggctggaatcacagggttgttgtgttttccgagatgtatggccatgtaagagaagtattctctcctgacgtttcgcccacatctatggcaggcatcctcagaggttgtgaggtatgttggaaactaagcaagggaggtttatatatctgtgtaaggtccagggtggggaaaagaactcttgtctattggaggctagtgtgaatgttgtaattaatcaccttgattagtattaaatggccttccaagcttcatatcctggcctgggagaatcctttgttcagggtcgttagctgcccctgattgattcagtctgggattcttctgttttcagttttgctcatttactgttctgattttggagttttgtaatactggtagtcagattttgttcattcacactggcctccaacagacaagagttcttttccccaccttggaccttccacagatatataaaccttccttgcttagtttctccatatacctcacaacctctgaggatgcctgccatagatgtgggtgaaatgtcaggagagaatacttctggaacatggccacacagcccagaaaacacacaacaacccaggtaAAACTTTTTCAAGAGGAAGAATACACCAGCTGGGACAGGCTATAGTAGTTTGCCTTTACCATAGACCACTGGAAGCAGCTCAAAAATTacatggcagaggattaatttgAATTTTCTCTGCCAACCAAGACCATTGTAAGAAAAAACATATCTTACACAAAGACATGGAGACATATGAACATTATAACTGATTGCTTTATTGATACTGTATTACAAATGAAAAGTACAATAGGTGCAGAATCCGGGCAGTTTGAATCTTGCATATTGAGTGCACACAAGTGGAATATTTCAAGATACATCAACTCCCATTTCCCACCCtctttcccaccccaccccatcaTATAAAACTTGAGCAGACAATAATACATACaatgaaacacacacatacacacacacacatacaaatccaaaaacatttttaaaattttccaaaACAACAAATACAATTCTTCCCTTCATTTAGTGCAGAGGCAGCTAGGTCTATCACCAAAACACTGAGCCTTTGCAATCAGGCAGGATGAAATGAATGAAGCTTGATATGAGACTGTTAATATGGTGGAACCAGTTTGGGTAACCATGTCCCACCCTATCCAGTGCTTGTGGCTTTGCACTAGAGGGGTGGAAGAAATCAGACCAGTACGGATTCCAgcaatgttttgtatttttttaaagtgggtTTGCcccaccttgccaaagaaaaaagaaccaccaccaccaccaccaccaccaccaccaccaccccccccccccccaaaaaaaaaagaaaggggaaaaaactagTCGGTAAACTAGAAATGCCCTAGGGATCAGTTGTGCTATACCAGTACAAGTAATTTACACTGAATGAATTGTGTTGTTTGCTGTTGTAAAGTCAGCCACCCTCCCTCTCTCttgtactgtttttgatctcttttaTGATTATCAAGGAGACCTCACCAAATTCATTACGTGCCCTGCTAAAGAAGGCTTGAAGATACCATACACTTAGATCACTCACTCAACCATTACTGGCCTAAGGACAGTTTGTGCAATGTCTCTTGGGCTAATATGAAATATTATCAAATTAATATTTCCAAGGCATCTAGGTGATCTGAACAATGGAGCATTCCCTTCAGCATAGTTAGAAGACACCTCAGTACTAGAACACATTTCCTCTGGCTGGCTCAACATTAGTTTGTATGTGTCTGAACTTAAAAAAGGGTGGCTCCCAAATATGCATGCATAGGACCAAATGCTTAACAGTGAATGTCAACTTGGAAAGGAAAACTGACTAGCCAAGGTACCACCCAACATGTTTATTTTGATCAGATTTAAGTATTCTTGCCCAGATTTATTGCCGTGGAATTTAGATTTTAATTAAATTTGGCTTTCActccatattttatttttccccaaagGTATTGGCAAGGTAATAGGAAACATTTCAAACTCTTTCTGGCACTAAAGTAAATAATTGTAACAGGATAAGGGGATTCTAACAACCACCTTGATTTCTGTTCTTTTAAACAGCTAGAGAGGCATTGAACCAACTTCCAAGATGCAGTGCTCCAAAGCCAGTAAACCCGCATATTTTCTTAGTTGAGCACTTTCTCTCATCCTGGCCCACTGGCTACTGAAACTTTCCTCCAGTTGACAAGCACTTGAGGGGTATTTAACTTTATGAACATTCCATCGACTTATGCCAATACTTCATAAGCTCAAATAAAGCACATACTTTTAACTTCTTAGGGACCCGGCTTTGTTaagaatattataaaactgatctCCCAGACTATAGATAAATCCCTTTCATTACTGTTATGCTGCAAAAAAAAAGTGATTTCTCTGCTTTTTACCTTatagcatatacatatatataggaaATTCTAAAGAAGCCTTGATACTTGTGAGTGAAGCATATTTTATGcattactgtttttaaaaagggggaaatatttTGGTAAAGAGCTTCTATGGGAagcttttgttttgcaaatgtaAACTTTTAATCTCCTTTGGCTGGTCTCTCTCCACTCGGCCTTGTTTTACAGAGcaatttatttttttcccttcctttataACCCATTTTGGGGTGTAATTGTTGTTTTGCAGTGccatggaaaataaaacctttaAAGGCATCATGGCTCAAGATTGCAAGATGCAAATTCCAAAAACTGATAATAGAGATAAAAAGAGAAAAGGCTACAATTCAAGTAATTTGTATGTTCTTTAAAATGTATAGTTATATATAAGGCAAAGCAGGTAAAGAACCAAATAGATTGTCCCCCCCCTTTGCCTAAGTAGCTCAGTATATATGATAGGGAGATTGGTTTCCCATTTTTAACTGATAGAATAGGCAGGGAACTGATAATTTAAAATTTGAACTTTAATCAAGGCTTGGGTATCAATCAGAGGAATAGGCTTTTTAATTTCTCTATTTTCATGCCTCAAGTCAAATtctggtttgtaccacaaagaaTGAGGGATAAGAAAGCAAGAATGAAGAGGGACCAACCCCCTCAGATATGTTATGTTTCCTTAGCccttcatttgctgtgttatcaAAGCCAAATTAAACTACACTTCCTACTCACTGgagcagaaagaaggaaaattTATATTTTCAAGCAGGTTGTCTGTTATTGCTGACAAGGAAGAaggaagcaaaaaacaaaacaaaaaaaaacagcagattAAACAGATGGGGTCAGTTGTGTGAGCCACCCATTtaagtcaatttttttttaacctaaaaaGTAGCTATCATGTCAGAGAGAAAATGTCAGAGGAAGACAGGGAAAAATGACCAACTCAATAGGATGGTGCTCCTCACACTACAAAGGCCAATGGGTGCACTATGTACAGTGAATAGTTCCATGAAATCCAATGGGATTACTCACAAAGCACACGTGTGTACCTTTGCAGTAGACATGCTCTAGGTTCTGGAGATAAGACTGAGTGAAGGCTGTAAGGAAGACAAAGAATTTCTTGATCTACAATGCGTATAGATGTATTTGTGTTTCTGCATGTGCATGCATTTTATGTATATGAGTGAAAGGCAATTAGCTCATATGGTCATGaccaagctatatttcagaagagaaaaaaagaacactTATCACACTTTCCTAAAACGAAAAGCTAAAAAAATTTCAAGTTCAGTATTCGAGATCTTGTCCTTCCCACCCCTCCCTCTTGTAATTTTCTGGATTGATTTCCCCCCGTCCAACTTACATTAGCACCAtaacaacatttaaaacattacaatccCTCTTCAGTTAACTACGCATACACAAAAATGGTCCCATTAAAAATagtgctttttctgccaaacaaaaaagttatatataatatatatttcatataattCAACTAAATCTGTGGCAAATGTGCAATGCATACGCCTCCTCCATTAAAGTGAACCTATGTtcactcttctctctctctctcacttcatctgtgatttttaaaaaggtgcaAGTACATTTGGAACTGTGTAATTAAAAATAAGGTAGTGGGCCTTCTCATTTCTTTCTCTGGCTTTTAAAAACGtgcaaagaatttttttaaaaaagaaccccTCAAAAACACATATTGTAGACTAACTGGGACTTTTCAACAACATAATGGGATGGAAACAAGGCCAGAATGTAAAAGTCTCAGATGTTACACACCCCTTTCTGTTTTATTGTCAATGTAGACACAAATTGGGCTTCTCCCAGTGTCATTTATCTTCTCTTGCTCTGTCTTCATTGGTCGGCATATGGACTAAAAGGCAGTGGCCCGATAATAAACAGTTCAAGTGCCTTAACTGTCCCTTTTAAGTAAAGGCAAAAAAATACTgggcaggaaaaaaacaaaaccaagagatcttttcttaacaaaaataataaagacaaTGCCACAgaaatgctgctgctgttgctgccacCGCCGATGTTGTAATCCCATTCTATGTCAGTTGTTTGGTGTTACGGTGCCCTCTTTCTGTTGCTCCTCAGTATGAAAGGGCACTTGCCCTCCCTCTTCTCTGCCTTggttttggagagagaaaaagggtAAGGCCAGGCCTGGGAAAGGTCTCCCATGAGactggaaaaataataatattaataataatattaagaatccATTTTGCAGACTGTTTGTCACAGTTCACTTCTGGCTGCCTGATGTTTCTGAGGTGGTTTGCACAACAAGAGGCTTTTGGGTTGGCAGAACCATCAAGGGACGATGGATCTTGGATTCTTCAGACTCCTGGAGTCCCTCGGCCTGCCATCGATATCTGTGGGCACGGTGGATGTTGGGGACTCCTCTCTGCAGACGCTGGGAACTCTTTTTCTGCCATATGTCATATTTTGAGTACTTAGCATGAGAGGGCTTTTGAAAGGGGTCCTGCAGGAAAATGTGGAGGGAAGAAAAGGAGTGAGCTCCAATAAGTCAGGGACAATAAAAATAACTGTTGGTTGAAGTTAACCAAAACAAATGGCCAGCCTTTGGATGTAATATCAAATGATTACagtaaataaaatgaacaaactgCATCATGGGACAGATAATTTTAACAGCatggtctttttttaaaatgtgtggctCAAACAAAGAAAAGCGTATTAGCACCTCAGTCTGACTTAATTTATTGCAGTGTACACTTTTGTTATAGCACCTTCCTCAAACAACAAAAGCTCCAGGCCATAAAGCTCATgtcataggattttttttctatttctatgATTTTCTGTTGCTGTCTACAGTGAAATTAGTCCCTAGCTTTTTCTAGCCAACTTTCAGACCAATATCTTTATGCTTATAATCAGGCCtttagcgagggggggggggggttaggggttcaacccccccccccccccccgaaatttttcaggttataaaaaaaacctggtttactcatgaattttaactggttaaccaaatccccatgctaagtctatgagacacaaaacattaagagtccctccaggcactatctcaagcagatattgacaggtttgtagtggggaggggtgtgtgctaggggtgtgtgctaggggttaaacccccccccccccgaaattttcaaaacccctcccgaatttcttttctggctacggccctgctcatAATACATGTACAGTCTTCTGTGTTGTGCTGAAAGCAGCTTAACTGAGTTGCCAAGGGTTATTCTTCTCCCTTAACGTTTTCAATAATGTTACAAAATATCCACCATTAAATGTGCATCTCAGTAGTTCCTGTAAATAGTTGCTTCTTTAGCAACAATTTCAACACAAAAACATTAGGTGGGCAAGCAGGCATTTAAGAACATACAAATCGTAAGATTTGGAGAAATGCTTATGTTTGTAgtagcttaaaaaaaaaaaccaacccaaaacaaaactcttggcatggaaaaatagTGACCACCCCCACATAGCTTAATGAAGATGGAGCATATTCAGTGACCATGGAATTGTGACTATGGCAAGGGGAGGCAGGACAGATAGTATCGCCACTCACCTTGTTTAGTGCTGGTAAGACAACAAGTGAAGTTGACGAGAGGTCCCGTTCTGATTTGACTGATTTTGCACAGTAGGTTTCCAACAGATTGAGATCACAACTCCGGAAGCAGCATTCCTCCACAATGCCACGGTTGAGCCTTCCTCTGT
Encoded here:
- the igf2 gene encoding insulin-like growth factor II isoform X1, which produces MIKKGLAQPNPTSHPATNMSREEQQHMGECNGSHAALLQICTQEVESPSGSSKAPNMCTSRRILLLALTFLAYTIDSVSAHGPAETLCGGELVDTLQFVCGDRGFYFSRPVGRNRGRLNRGIVEECCFRSCDLNLLETYCAKSVKSERDLSSTSLVVLPALNKDPFQKPSHAKYSKYDIWQKKSSQRLQRGVPNIHRAHRYRWQAEGLQESEESKIHRPLMVLPTQKPLVVQTTSETSGSQK
- the igf2 gene encoding insulin-like growth factor II isoform X2, which codes for MCTSRRILLLALTFLAYTIDSVSAHGPAETLCGGELVDTLQFVCGDRGFYFSRPVGRNRGRLNRGIVEECCFRSCDLNLLETYCAKSVKSERDLSSTSLVVLPALNKDPFQKPSHAKYSKYDIWQKKSSQRLQRGVPNIHRAHRYRWQAEGLQESEESKIHRPLMVLPTQKPLVVQTTSETSGSQK